The following is a genomic window from Streptomyces chrestomyceticus JCM 4735.
GCGTTCCTGGTGGTCGACGTGGCCGACGACCCCGCGCGTCCGATGCCGCACGAGCGGGCGTTCCACTACCGCGATCCGCGGATGGCCGGGCGCCATGTGCTGACCGTGCCGTTCCGCGGCGGGCTGCGCGTGGACGTCCAGTGCCGTCCGGACGACGATCCGGAGGCGCTGTCCGGGGCCGCGGCGGACTGGCTGCCCGGTCTGCTGCCGGACGGGCACGCCTGCGCGGTCACCTGGTCCTCGCACTACCGCTTCCAGCAGGCGGTCGCCGACGATCTCACCGACATGTACGGCCGGGTGCTGCTCGCCGGGGAGGCGGGGCACCTCTTCGCGCCCTTCGGGGCCCGGGGGCTGAACTCGGGCATCGCCGACGCGGCCACGGCCGCCGACGCGATCGCCGCCGGCGACGTGGCCGGCTTCGCGGCCGTCCGCCACCGGGCCGCCCTGCTCAACCGCCGGGCGTCCGGGCGCGCCCTGAGCCACCTCACCGCGCCCGCCTCCTGGCAGCGCGCCGCACAGCGGCTGGCGGCCGCCGCGGCGCCCCGGTCCCGCCGCGCCGGGCGCTGGCTGGACTCCGCCCCGTACGGCCCGCGCGACGCCGGTATCCCCGGGAGCCGCTACTGAGGGACGGCGTCGCGCGTTCCTCTCCCGTGCGGCGCGGGACGGCTGCTTCCGTCATGCCTCACCGGCCTCATCCGGCTCAGCGGTCACCGCTGCTCCCGAACCACCTTGCGCACGCCCCGGATTGCTGCATCCTGGTCACTCACGACGGTGGCCACGAGGGGGCGCGGTGCAGTCCCGACGTGATCTGATGATCCGGGAGTTCGTCGGTCGGCGGCTCGTCCGCGCGCACGGCGAACACACCCGGCACCCGGCCCTGCTGCTGCTCGGGCCGCGCGGCAGCGGCAAGACCACGCTCGCGGGACGGCTGGAGAACTGGGGCCGCCGGGCGCCGATGGCCGCCCTGGACCTCTCGGCGCTCGACGACGGGGTGCACCACCCCGTCGACGTGCTGGCCCGTATCGCCTTCCAGCTCAACGCCCGCCGGCCGGACTTCCCGCCGCTGGCCCTGCCGTCCTTCGCCGTCCTGCTGATGGCGCTGTCCGCCGAGGCCGACCCGGAGAGCCGGGACGCCGCGCTCGGCCAGATGCGCGAGGCGCTGCGGGCGGGCCGCGCGGAGGACCACTCGCTGGCGGTGTTACGGGACCTGGTGACGTCGGTCGGTGTGCCGATGGGGCTGCCCGGCTGGTCGGCGGCGGTCGTGCCGCTGATACAGGGGTGGCAGCGGGCCCGGGTGTGGTGGGGCGTGCACCGGCGGTTCGGCCGGGTACCGCGCGGCGGCTCCCGGCCCCAGGTCCCGGCGGACGCCCTCGTCGAGCTGAACCAGCACTTCCGGCACGGCACGGCGGCCCAGCGGGAACGCGCCGAGTCGGTGCTGCTCCAGGCGTTCCTCGCCGATCTCCAGGGCGCGTACACCCGGCACGGCGGCGACCGCGCCCGCACGCTGCGCTGCCTGGTGCTGCTGGACAACGCCGACAGCGAGCTGGGCGACGCGTTCCTCCAGGCCCTGGTCGAGGCGCGGGCCGCCGCAGGGCCGGAGCACTGTGACCCGCTGGTGGTCGTGGCGAGCGCGCGCCGCGCGCCGGAGGTGCTGCGGCAGTTGGAGCGGGGGCCCCGGCCGCTCGGCAGCTACCTGTCGTGCTGGCAGCCGCCGGAGCAGGAGGACGGGCCGGAGTCGTTCGTGCCGCGGACCGTCGCCCGGCCCGGCGGCGGCGCCCGGCTGGAGGTGGCGCAGTTGCGTCCGCTCGACCGGGCCGAGGTGCAGGAGCAGGCCGGTCCGTACGTGAAGCGGATGCCGCAGGCGGCGCTGGCGGGCATCACGCATCCGGTGGCCTGGCTGGGCCGTACGGTCCACGAGCTGACGCGCGGCCACCCGGCCGCGACCGGTGCGGTGCTGGCCGCGCTGGAGGACTTCGCGCCGGACGTGCCCTGCGGGCAGCGGCTGCGCCGGGTGCTGGCGCCCGAAGGACCGCATTCCGTCGCGGACGAGCTGCTGGAACTGCTCCTCCAGGACCTGCCGCGGGAGCTGGCCGACGGCGCGCTGCCCCGTGCGGCCGCCGCCGTCACCCTCGGACAGGCCGCGAGCGCCGCCGAGCTGTGGCGGCAGGCCGACGCCCCGCCGCGGCTCCTGCGCGGGCTGGCCCACGACGACCAGCACGCCGAACGGATCATCTTCGACGGGCAGCCGCACAGCGCGCTCCCGGCCATGGTCCGCACCCTGCTGCTGGGCCGGCTGTCGCTGGCCACGGCGCCCGCCGGCGCCCGGGTGCCGTGGGTCCGTACGCACGAGATCCTGCGGGACGCGGCCGAGTCGGGGCGTGCCGGGGCCTACCACCGGCTGGCGGCCGGTGACGTCCAGGGCGCCGCGGCCTATCTGTACGAGCGCTTCCTCGACGTGTGCGGGGGCGGGGGTTCGGCGCAGGCGTGGTGCGCGGAGCTGTCCTTCATCCAGCGCGCGCCGCGCCGCTGGGAGGCGGACACGCTGGAACGCACACCTGGCGCGGAGTTCCAGCACCGGCTCGCGCGGGCGCAGAGTCCGCCCGACCAGTTGATGGTCACCCGCCTGCTGGTCGCCGGGTGGATCACCACCCATCCGGCGTCCGACCCCTGCGCGTCGCTGTGGTCCGACCCGCTGGGCGACCCGGTGGCCGAGCTGTACCCGAAGATTGCCGATGCACTGCAGACCCTGAGCGGCCGGCTGGGCGACGAGACGGACCACGACGTGCTGTGGCAGCGGGCGGCCGCCTACGAGAGGAAGCCCTGGTGACCGTCGGATGAGTGGCGAGGACGAGCTCCCGGCCCCGCGGCCGCAGCCCCGCAGATGGCTGCGGGCCGCCGTCGCCGTGGTCATCGCGGGCGCCCTGGGCGTGGGCGGGTACTGGGTCTACGATCGGGTGTTCGAGCAATGTGCGGACGGGGTGCGGAAGCAGGGACCGCAGGACGAGTGCGTGGGCGTCACCGACGGCTCGTACGTGTTCGACGCCTCGCTGCGGGACATCTCCCACCAGATCCTCGCCGAGAACCGGCGGGTGGCGGCGTCCGGCAAACCCTGGGTGTCGGTGGCCTACCTCCAGCCGATGACGACGGGCGCCGGCGACCGGGGGCGCGACAGCATACGCCGGGAGCTGGAGGGGGCCTACCTGGCCCAGCGCGAGCTGAACGACCCGCAGCGCGGCGGACGCGGCGACTCGCCGCAGATCAAGCTGCTGCTGGCGAACAGCGGCGCCGGGTCGGCGCAGTGGGAGCCGCTGGTGGACCAGCTCAAGGAGATGAAGGACGGGGACCAGCACCTGGTCGCCGTGGCGGGCCTCGGGCAGAGCCGCCGGACCACCCAGGAGGCGGTGGACGCCCTGCGGGAGGCCAGGATTCCCATGATGGGCTCGACCGCGACCGCCGACGCGATAAACCGGCCGGGCCAGACCGGCTTCTGGCGGGTGGCGGCGACCAACTCCGACCAGGCGTCGGCCGCGGTGCGCTATCTGCGGACCCTGCAGAACCGCCCCGGGCAGCGCCCGTACCGCGTGACGACCATCAAGGACCGCAACGAGCAGGACACCTACAGCACCTCCCTGTACCGGAGTTTCTCGGCGGCCTCCGCGCGCCACGGCCTGAAGGTCACCGACCTGGGCCTGGCCTACAGTTCGGCCGACCCGGCCACCGCCAACGCCCTGTCCTCGCTCGCCGACCGGGTGTGCGCCGACCGGCCGGACGCCGTGTACTTCGCGGGCCGGGGGCGGGCGCTGCGCGTCTTCATCGAGGCGATGGCCGCCGCCGGGCGGCGCTGCCCGACCACGGTGGTCACCGCGGACGACGTGGTGGGCGTCTTCGACATGCCGGAGAGCTACGAGTCGCGCCAGGCGTTCCGGAAGGTGTGGGAGCGCAGCCGGGTCACCGTGCGCCACACCGTGCTGGCCCACCCCGACCAGTGGACCGACACGTACCCCGGCTCCGTCAACCCGCTGCCGCAGTTCCGCGACGCCTACCGGCAGGACATCCGCCGGCTGGCCACCGAACTGGCCGACGGGCAGGCGATGATGGGCCACGACGCCCTGCTCACCCTGGGGGTGGCGATCCGCGACGGCGCCGGGCGGCAAGGCAACAGCCCGGTCACCACCGGCAGCACCCGCCAGATGCTGCTCCAGATCAGCGGCAGCAAGCCGGTGTACGGCGTGAGCGGGCCGATCCGCTTCGACGACCGCGGCGATCCGGTGGGCAAGCCGCTGGCCCTGGTGGAGCTGAAGCCGGACGGCTCGTACGACTTCCTGAAGGTGGTGTGGCCGTAGGGCGGCGTTCACGCTGCTCGTGCGGCCTGCGGTGCGCCCGTCTTGGCGCGCAGGCTCGTGCCGTAGCGGCGCAGGAGCAGGACGGCGGTGGTGGCGAGGCCGGTGAGCAGGCCGAGCCAGATGCCGAGGGTGTGCAGCCCGGCGGCGAAGCCCAGGAGCCAGGCGGCGGGCAGGCCCACGGCCCAGTAGCCGACGAGGGTGATGCGGAAGCCGCTCCTGGTGTCGTCCAGTCCGCGCAGGAGCCCGACGCCGATGTTCTGGGCGCAGTCGAAGAATTGCAGGACCATGACGACCAGCAGCAGGTGGGTGGCGATGGAGACGGCTTCGGTGTCCCGGGTACCTCCGGTGTCGAAGAACGGGGCGAGGACGAGTCCGGGCAGCGTGACGTAGACGACCGCGACGCCGGTCATGACGGCGCCCGCGCAGGCCAGTGCGGTGTTCTTGATGCGCAGCGCGATGTCGGCGCGGCCGAGGGCGAGTTCGCGGCTGACGTTGACGGACGCGGCGTGGGAGAGGCCGACGGCGACCTGGAAGACGATGTAGACGAGCTGGTTGACGGCGGTGTGCGCGGCCAGTGCGGCGCTGCCGAAGGAGCCGGCCATCAGGGCCGTGACGGAGAAGAACCCGGCCTCGGAGCCGTAGGTCGCGGCGATGGGCACCCCGAGCCGGACGATGCGGGCGGCCGTGGCGCGGTCGGCCCTGGCGATGTTGAGGCTGAGGTGAGGGCCGAGCACCGGGTCGCGCCGGGCGGCGGCGTACAGCGCCAGGAAGGAGAGGAAGTACACGAGCGTGGTGGCCACGCCCACGCCGGGCAGGCCCAGTTCGGGCAGCCCCCAGGTGCCGTGGATCAGCCCCCAGTTGAGCGCGGCGTTGACGGCGACGGAGACGACGGTGATGCGCAGGAGCGCCTGTGGCCGCCGCATTCCCACGGTGAACTGGCGGACGGCCTGGAACCACAGGCACGGCAGCAGGCCCGGCGCGAGGGCGAGCAGCATCGTCCGTGCCCGGGCGACGACGTCCGCGTCCTGGCCGAGCCAGGTCAGTGCCTGGCCGATGAGCAGCATGAGGACGGCGCCCGCCAGTCCGGCGAGGGTCGCCACGGCCAGTCCGGCGCGGACGATCGTACGAACCTCCTGGTCCCCCGCGCTCGGGCCCGCGCCCCCGGCCGCTTCAGCGCGCGCCGACGCCGCGGCGATGCCGTTGCCGACGGAGGTGACGAGGCCGACGCCCATCGTGCGCAGTTGGTTGAAGACGACGATGGCCAGTCCGCCCGCCGCGAGGTCGGCCGTGCCGAGCATGCCCATCATCACGGTGTCGGTGGTCGTCAGGGCGACTTGGGCGAGCTGGGTCAGGACGAGGGGGACGGCGAGGACGGCCAGGGCGCGGCTGTCGCGGAGGAGCGTGGTCACCTGCATGGACGGGCTCATGTCTGGCGGAGTTTGGTGAGCGTCTCCTCGATCTCGCGCTCCAGGTCGCGGTCGAGGAGGGCGCGGGCGTGCATCCAGTCGTCGTCGAAGACGGTGTCCAGGTACTTCTCGCCGCCGTCGTTGACCAGAGCGACCATAGTGGTGCCGGGCGGGGCGGCGGGGAGCCGGGACAGGGCCTCGTGGACGACGCCGCCCGCGGAGCCGCCGATGAGCAGGCCGGTGGCGCGGGCGACGGCGCGGGCGGTGGCGAATGCCTCGATGTCGCCGACCTTCACGCCGTCGTCGATCAGGCCGAAGTCGACGAGCGCGCCGATCTCGGCGCCTTCGGGTGTGCCGGTGCCGGACTGGTAGTAGTCGTGGGCCGGGCCGCCGAAGGCGATGGAGCCTTTGGGTTCGACGCCGACGGTCCGGCAGTCGGGGACGAGGGTGCGCAGTTCGCGGGTGGTGCCGCAGAGGGCGCCGCCGGTGCCCACCGCGCCGATCAGGACGTCGATCTGCCCGTCGAGGGCCTGGTGGAGTTCGTGGGCGACGGGGAAGTAACCGACGCCGTTGCTGGGATTGTTGTGCTGTTCGGTGAAGACGGTGTTGTGCTGTCCGCGGGCCATCTCCGCGGCCAGCTCCTCGCGGGCGGCGGTGGCCAGCTCGTCGGTGCCGTCGTCGGCGGCGTAGACGAGTTCGGTGCCCAGCGCCCGCATGGCACGCAGTTTGTCGGCGCAGGCGTGGTGGTCCACGACGGCGGTGAAGGTGTAGCCGCGCTCGGCGGCGATGACCGCGAGGCCGAGGCCGGTGTTGCCGGAGGTGGACTCGATGATGCGGCCGCCGGGCCGCAGCGCGCCGCGTGCCTCGGCGTCGAGCACCATCTGGCGGGCCATCCGGATCTTGGCGGTGCCGGTCGGGTTGAACATCTCCAGTTTGAGCAGCAGACGGCTGCCCGTCTCGGTGCGGCACAGCTCGTACAGCGGGGTGCGGCCGATGAGGTCGGAGATCCGGGAGACCACGGCGGGACGTGCGAGGGCCTCTTTCACTGGGCGGCTCCTGGGCAGGGAAGGGCTGGTCACGAGGTTGGCGCGACGACGGGCCGGGCGTTCCTCAGCGGGCGGGGCACCGGTCGAGACGCCAGCGCGGCCGGGGGCCCGGTCGGTCCACGACGACCTTGGGCGGCAGCGGCAGACCGTGGAACGGGGACTCGTTCGAATCCATCTGGTATCCGGCGGTGTTCGGGTAGACCAGCAGGTCGCCGACGCGGGGCCGGGCGGGGAACGGGACCTTGCGCCAGGTGAGCAGGTCCGACTCCAGGCAGGTCGCGCCGCCGACGCACGCGGGGTGCACCGCGTCGCCGCGGGCCCGTCCGTCCGGGGTGACCAGGTACGGGTCGGGCAGGTACTCGCTGTTGAACCACTGCTCGGAGAGGCTGAGGCTGGTGCCGTCGACCGTGAGGATGCGGTAGCCGTCGCGTTCCTTGACGCCCTGGACGCAGAAGACGGACGCGCCGGCGCCGTCGAGCAGCGCCCGGCCGGGCTCCGCCATCAGCAGCGTGCCGGTCTCCTTGAGCCGGCCGGCCAGGCTCGTACGGCCGCCGGCGGGGACGGTGGCGAGGACGGCGCGCAGGGCGTCGGCCCCGGCGACGGGCGAGTGGTACGGATAGAAGCCGTCGGCCTCGAACGTCTTGTGCGCGTGGTAGTGCGCGGGGCGCTGCGCGGCGAGGAACGTCTGCCAGTGGCGGGCGCTGCTGTAGTCGACGGCGAAGCCGCCGCCGATGCTGATCCGGTCGGCCCGCAGGCCCAGTCGCCGCGCGCGCAGGCAGTGGTCGAGGAGTTCCCCGGCGAGGTCGGCGCGCGGCCGGACGGCGTAGCCGGAGAGGTGGAAGCTGAAACCTTCCATCCGTACGGCGTCCCCGGCGCGTACGCACCGGTCGAGCGCGGTGTCCAGCTCGGCGGCCGTCATCCCGAAGCGGCTGTGCTGCTGCGCGGACGGCAGGCAGCGCAGCAGAAGGCGGGCCGGGCGCGCGGTGCCGGTCAGGGCGAGGGTGATGAGCAGGTCGAGTTCGTCCAGGGCGTCGACGGCGACCAGGCAGCCCTGGAGCGCGGCCAGGCGCAGCAGGGCGTCGCTCTTGGCTGGTCCGGTGACGACGAGGTGCTCGCCGCGTACGCCGTGGCCGAGGGCTTCGCGCAGTTCCGGGACGCTCGCCACGTCCATGCCCGCGCCGTGGGCGGCGCAGCGTTCCGCCCAGACGGCGGCCTTGTTGGCCTTCTTCGCGTAGTACACGCGCCCGGCCACCCCGGCGTCGTCCAGGGCGGCGCGGAAGGCGGTGAGGTTGGCGTCGAAGCGGTGCGGGAGCAGGAAGTGGAAGGGGCCGTCGAAGGCGTAGGACAGTTCGTGCAGCAGGCCGCTGTCCATGATCCGGTCGGTGCCGGGGTCGGGGTGGGCGGGCAGCGTCGGTACGTCGGTGGAGCGCAGGCCGGTCACCGCCACAGCGCCACCTGCGTTCCCAGCCCCTGGTCGAGGGCGAGTTGGGCGAAACGGTGGCCGAGGGCGATGTCGGTGACGACCAGTCCGCTGTTGTAGGCGAAGACACGTTCCCGCGCGGTGCCGCGGCCGGTGGCGGTACCGGCCAGCACGGCCGGGAACTCTGCGTCCACGGTGGGGAACCCGCCCGCCGCGTCGGCCATGTCGGTGCCGGTGACCTTCATCTGCGCCTCACTGGTCGCCACGACCCGGTCGGCGCGGTGCAGGGCGGACGGCGCCAGGCCGTGCCCCACGAGGACGGACAGCGCGCCGGGCCGGAGCCAGTCGGCCTCGACGGCCGCGGTGGTGTGGCCGCCCGCGGTCGCCACGAGGACATCGGCGTCGCCCGCCGCGGCCCGCAGGTCGGTGACCAGTTCCACGTCCCGTTCGGGGAAATGGGCGCGCAGCTCTTCGCGTACCGCCGCGACGCCCTCGGGGTGGGTGCCGGACAGCATCAGGCGCTCCAGGTCCGGCAGCGTCGTCAGCAGGAACGGCAGGGCCAGGCGCCCTTGCGTGCCGGTGCCGATGACCAGGGCGCTGCGGGCGCCGGGCGGGGCGCACTCGCGGGCCAGCAGGGCGGAGACGGCCGGGGTGCGCAGCGAGCCGATGCGGCCGCAGTCCATCATGGCGACGGGCAGGCCGGTGACGTCGTCGTAGAGCGTCAGCGTCGTGTAGTAGTGCTGGCTGCCGCGGTCCTTGTCCAGGCCGTGCTTGTACGAGGTCTTGACGGCGACGACGTCGCGGGAACCGTCCCGGCCGAGCATCGCGTAGGCGACGGAGTGCCCGTCGGCGGGTTTGACGGTGAGTTTGCGCGGGTTGTCGGAGCCGCCCGCGGCGAGGGTGCGGTAGGCGCCTTCGACGGTGGCCACGACATCGGCGAGCGCGATGCCGAGGCCGGCCAGGTCGCTGGTGGTCAGGATGCGCAGGGTCCGGTCGCCGGCGGATATGGAGCGGGGGTCGGCGGCCACGGTGCTGTCGGTCATGTCCGTCCTCGGGGAGCTGCGGGCTGTCGTCCGGTGGGGACTGTCATCCGGTGTGGGCTTCGACGGCGGCCTGACCGTAACCGTGCTCCGACGCCTCTGACAGGGGGCGTGTACGGCGCGCGGGGACACGGACGGAGGCACGCTTGAGCCAGCGGTCGGTGCCGTCGTAGCGGGCCCTGAAGGGCACCCGGCCGTGTACGACCAGGTCGTTGTCGACGACGAGCACCTCGCCCGGTGCGAGGCGCACGGCGCCCGAGACGCGGGCGAGTTCGTGCTCCAGGCGTTCGTAGGCGGCGCGGTGGGCGGGGCTCGCGTCGTCGAGGGGGGTGTAGGCGGGGTCGAAGCGCAGGGTCAGGCCGTCGTCCGACCGGAAGAGGGTGGGGACCGGGGGCGGCGGGCCGCCGTCGAAGTTCCGGGCCTCGGGGTACGCGTCGTCGGGCAGGATCGGCAGCACCGGGCGGCTCAGCAGCTCGATGTCGGCCTCGTCCAGCCTTACGTGGCGGATGCCGGCCGCCGTGGTGGCGACGCGGTCGGGGTTGCGCAGGCAACTGAGCATGAGCAGGTGGGCGCGGCCGGGGTGGAAGGCGTCCTCGGTGTGCGGGCTGAGCAGCACGCTGCTGCCGGCGCCGGTCTGCTCGGTCTCGCGGCCGGGGGCGGGGACGATGTTGTGCACGAAGCGGCCGTCCTGCTGGCCTTCCCAGGCGAGGGGGTTGCCCATGACGGTGGCGAGCAGCAGCAGGACGACGTCGTGCACGGCGCCGCTGTCGCCGGCGGCGGCCCAGCCGGCGGGGGTGGGGCCGAGTGCGGAGTCGTCGACGTGCAGGCCGCGCAGGACGAACAGGCCGTCGTCGGTGTCGACCGGCCGTAGCTGATGACGGACCGTGCCGGGCAGTTCGGCGGCGGACTCCGCGACGCGGGCGAGGAGATGCGGGGAGGCGGCGGAGGTACCGGCCGCGGCGAGGATCTTCTCGGCGGTGCGGCGCAGTTCCGTGGCGTCGGCGGGGTCGAGCTGGCGGACGGGTGCGGCTCCCGTGGTCATGTCGAGGCAGTCCGTTTCCGTTGAGGGTGGGAATCGGGTCCGGTGCGGCGCCGCGCGGGCAGGGCGCGGCGCGCTCGACGGGCCGGGCAGGGGCGGCCATGGCTGCCGTTCCGTGTCCGGGTCCAGCGGACAGTAACGACGCTACTCATCCAACTTAGGTTAGGCAAACCTCACTTTATTTGTCGCGCCTGCCCGCCTTACGACAACTCCCGCCCGTTAACGCCCAGTTGACGACGGCCAATAGGCGCACTCGGCGGCGAGCGCCCTTGCGGACCCGGAACTCATTAGGGTAGGCAACCCTAAGTGACCGAACGAACAGAGCGAGGCGGCGTGGACTTCTCCAGAAGGCAACTGCTCGCGGCCGGCGGGAGCTTGGGCGCGGCCGCGCTGCTCTCGGCGTGCGGCGGCGACGGCGCGGCACCCGCCGCCGGCGGCTCCCCGCGGCAGGGCGGCACCCTGCGCATCGGCGCCCTGGGCCGCCCCTCGGCGATCACCCGCGACCCGCACGGCACCCAGGGCAACGAGAGCGACTACCTCGTCATCGCCCTCGTGTACGACACGCTGACGGCGCCCGGCGACAAGGACAACACCGTCGGCCGCCTCGCCTCCGCCTTCACCCCCTCGAAGGACCTGAAGACCTGGCGCTTCACCGTCGCCGAGGGCGCCGCCTTCCACGACGGGACCCCCGTCACCGCCGACGACGTGGTCTGGTCGCTGCGCCGGCTGCGCGGCACCCCGTCCGGGGCGGCCCGGCTGCCCGGCGTCACGGCGGACCGCATCACCGCCGACGGCAGGCGCACCGTCGTCCTCGTCTCCGACTACGCCAACGCCGAACTCCCCCTGCTCACCC
Proteins encoded in this region:
- a CDS encoding MATE family efflux transporter — its product is MSPSMQVTTLLRDSRALAVLAVPLVLTQLAQVALTTTDTVMMGMLGTADLAAGGLAIVVFNQLRTMGVGLVTSVGNGIAAASARAEAAGGAGPSAGDQEVRTIVRAGLAVATLAGLAGAVLMLLIGQALTWLGQDADVVARARTMLLALAPGLLPCLWFQAVRQFTVGMRRPQALLRITVVSVAVNAALNWGLIHGTWGLPELGLPGVGVATTLVYFLSFLALYAAARRDPVLGPHLSLNIARADRATAARIVRLGVPIAATYGSEAGFFSVTALMAGSFGSAALAAHTAVNQLVYIVFQVAVGLSHAASVNVSRELALGRADIALRIKNTALACAGAVMTGVAVVYVTLPGLVLAPFFDTGGTRDTEAVSIATHLLLVVMVLQFFDCAQNIGVGLLRGLDDTRSGFRITLVGYWAVGLPAAWLLGFAAGLHTLGIWLGLLTGLATTAVLLLRRYGTSLRAKTGAPQAARAA
- a CDS encoding FAD-dependent monooxygenase, which gives rise to MDTTATPHVLVVGAGPVGLATALLLRARGSAVTVLEAAAEDAPRPGSRAIFLHRQSLATLAAADPALGAALVGNGLVWGARCTTFEGREVHRRTYTPPPAERAPFSSLPQPVMEELLRAACRRAGAEIRWESPVTQLASSPDGVVMRTPDCEHRAPYAVGCDGARSAVRRAVGVRLRGPRSPHAFLVVDVADDPARPMPHERAFHYRDPRMAGRHVLTVPFRGGLRVDVQCRPDDDPEALSGAAADWLPGLLPDGHACAVTWSSHYRFQQAVADDLTDMYGRVLLAGEAGHLFAPFGARGLNSGIADAATAADAIAAGDVAGFAAVRHRAALLNRRASGRALSHLTAPASWQRAAQRLAAAAAPRSRRAGRWLDSAPYGPRDAGIPGSRY
- a CDS encoding TauD/TfdA family dioxygenase produces the protein MTTGAAPVRQLDPADATELRRTAEKILAAAGTSAASPHLLARVAESAAELPGTVRHQLRPVDTDDGLFVLRGLHVDDSALGPTPAGWAAAGDSGAVHDVVLLLLATVMGNPLAWEGQQDGRFVHNIVPAPGRETEQTGAGSSVLLSPHTEDAFHPGRAHLLMLSCLRNPDRVATTAAGIRHVRLDEADIELLSRPVLPILPDDAYPEARNFDGGPPPPVPTLFRSDDGLTLRFDPAYTPLDDASPAHRAAYERLEHELARVSGAVRLAPGEVLVVDNDLVVHGRVPFRARYDGTDRWLKRASVRVPARRTRPLSEASEHGYGQAAVEAHTG
- a CDS encoding ABC transporter substrate-binding protein → MSGEDELPAPRPQPRRWLRAAVAVVIAGALGVGGYWVYDRVFEQCADGVRKQGPQDECVGVTDGSYVFDASLRDISHQILAENRRVAASGKPWVSVAYLQPMTTGAGDRGRDSIRRELEGAYLAQRELNDPQRGGRGDSPQIKLLLANSGAGSAQWEPLVDQLKEMKDGDQHLVAVAGLGQSRRTTQEAVDALREARIPMMGSTATADAINRPGQTGFWRVAATNSDQASAAVRYLRTLQNRPGQRPYRVTTIKDRNEQDTYSTSLYRSFSAASARHGLKVTDLGLAYSSADPATANALSSLADRVCADRPDAVYFAGRGRALRVFIEAMAAAGRRCPTTVVTADDVVGVFDMPESYESRQAFRKVWERSRVTVRHTVLAHPDQWTDTYPGSVNPLPQFRDAYRQDIRRLATELADGQAMMGHDALLTLGVAIRDGAGRQGNSPVTTGSTRQMLLQISGSKPVYGVSGPIRFDDRGDPVGKPLALVELKPDGSYDFLKVVWP
- a CDS encoding cysteine synthase family protein, encoding MKEALARPAVVSRISDLIGRTPLYELCRTETGSRLLLKLEMFNPTGTAKIRMARQMVLDAEARGALRPGGRIIESTSGNTGLGLAVIAAERGYTFTAVVDHHACADKLRAMRALGTELVYAADDGTDELATAAREELAAEMARGQHNTVFTEQHNNPSNGVGYFPVAHELHQALDGQIDVLIGAVGTGGALCGTTRELRTLVPDCRTVGVEPKGSIAFGGPAHDYYQSGTGTPEGAEIGALVDFGLIDDGVKVGDIEAFATARAVARATGLLIGGSAGGVVHEALSRLPAAPPGTTMVALVNDGGEKYLDTVFDDDWMHARALLDRDLEREIEETLTKLRQT
- a CDS encoding Y4yA family PLP-dependent enzyme; the encoded protein is MAVTGLRSTDVPTLPAHPDPGTDRIMDSGLLHELSYAFDGPFHFLLPHRFDANLTAFRAALDDAGVAGRVYYAKKANKAAVWAERCAAHGAGMDVASVPELREALGHGVRGEHLVVTGPAKSDALLRLAALQGCLVAVDALDELDLLITLALTGTARPARLLLRCLPSAQQHSRFGMTAAELDTALDRCVRAGDAVRMEGFSFHLSGYAVRPRADLAGELLDHCLRARRLGLRADRISIGGGFAVDYSSARHWQTFLAAQRPAHYHAHKTFEADGFYPYHSPVAGADALRAVLATVPAGGRTSLAGRLKETGTLLMAEPGRALLDGAGASVFCVQGVKERDGYRILTVDGTSLSLSEQWFNSEYLPDPYLVTPDGRARGDAVHPACVGGATCLESDLLTWRKVPFPARPRVGDLLVYPNTAGYQMDSNESPFHGLPLPPKVVVDRPGPRPRWRLDRCPAR
- a CDS encoding ATP-binding protein, which gives rise to MQSRRDLMIREFVGRRLVRAHGEHTRHPALLLLGPRGSGKTTLAGRLENWGRRAPMAALDLSALDDGVHHPVDVLARIAFQLNARRPDFPPLALPSFAVLLMALSAEADPESRDAALGQMREALRAGRAEDHSLAVLRDLVTSVGVPMGLPGWSAAVVPLIQGWQRARVWWGVHRRFGRVPRGGSRPQVPADALVELNQHFRHGTAAQRERAESVLLQAFLADLQGAYTRHGGDRARTLRCLVLLDNADSELGDAFLQALVEARAAAGPEHCDPLVVVASARRAPEVLRQLERGPRPLGSYLSCWQPPEQEDGPESFVPRTVARPGGGARLEVAQLRPLDRAEVQEQAGPYVKRMPQAALAGITHPVAWLGRTVHELTRGHPAATGAVLAALEDFAPDVPCGQRLRRVLAPEGPHSVADELLELLLQDLPRELADGALPRAAAAVTLGQAASAAELWRQADAPPRLLRGLAHDDQHAERIIFDGQPHSALPAMVRTLLLGRLSLATAPAGARVPWVRTHEILRDAAESGRAGAYHRLAAGDVQGAAAYLYERFLDVCGGGGSAQAWCAELSFIQRAPRRWEADTLERTPGAEFQHRLARAQSPPDQLMVTRLLVAGWITTHPASDPCASLWSDPLGDPVAELYPKIADALQTLSGRLGDETDHDVLWQRAAAYERKPW
- a CDS encoding ornithine cyclodeaminase family protein; translation: MTDSTVAADPRSISAGDRTLRILTTSDLAGLGIALADVVATVEGAYRTLAAGGSDNPRKLTVKPADGHSVAYAMLGRDGSRDVVAVKTSYKHGLDKDRGSQHYYTTLTLYDDVTGLPVAMMDCGRIGSLRTPAVSALLARECAPPGARSALVIGTGTQGRLALPFLLTTLPDLERLMLSGTHPEGVAAVREELRAHFPERDVELVTDLRAAAGDADVLVATAGGHTTAAVEADWLRPGALSVLVGHGLAPSALHRADRVVATSEAQMKVTGTDMADAAGGFPTVDAEFPAVLAGTATGRGTARERVFAYNSGLVVTDIALGHRFAQLALDQGLGTQVALWR